Proteins encoded in a region of the Halodesulfovibrio marinisediminis DSM 17456 genome:
- the folK gene encoding 2-amino-4-hydroxy-6-hydroxymethyldihydropteridine diphosphokinase, whose translation MCLGSNMGDTDANLANAIAEIDSLEGVSVLKSSSIFRTEPQDKKDQSWFANQVVSVACSEYVTAHDLLNNLLEIESKLGRVREERFGPRVIDLDVLLFGNEVIESEDLIVPHPRMTERAFVLVPLQEIAPQLQFPDGRGLEEVLSKLEYKVDADQIWQ comes from the coding sequence ATCTGCCTTGGCTCAAACATGGGCGATACGGATGCCAACCTTGCAAATGCCATAGCTGAAATTGATTCTCTTGAAGGGGTCTCAGTGCTGAAAAGTTCTTCAATTTTTCGTACCGAACCGCAAGACAAGAAAGATCAGTCATGGTTTGCAAATCAGGTTGTCTCTGTCGCATGTTCAGAGTATGTAACTGCGCATGACCTTTTGAACAACTTACTGGAAATTGAAAGCAAGCTTGGTAGGGTGCGTGAAGAACGCTTCGGCCCGCGTGTAATTGATTTGGACGTTTTGTTGTTCGGCAATGAAGTAATTGAATCGGAAGACCTTATTGTACCGCATCCGCGAATGACGGAAAGGGCATTTGTGCTTGTTCCGTTACAAGAGATTGCACCGCAGTTGCAGTTTCCAGATGGCAGGGGGCTTGAAGAAGTTCTCAGCAAGCTGGAGTACAAGGTAGACGCTGATCAGATCTGGCAATAA
- a CDS encoding transcriptional regulator yields the protein MIKWVVLLVCGWLLFKLVTNDSKKKTEKKQKDMEKKFATGDMVKDPVCGSFVSIDQDIRVRDGETIHRFCSYECRDKFIARLEESGRAIPKENKEEPID from the coding sequence GTGATCAAATGGGTAGTTCTTTTAGTTTGTGGTTGGCTGCTTTTTAAGCTTGTTACTAATGACAGCAAGAAAAAAACAGAAAAAAAACAGAAAGATATGGAAAAAAAGTTTGCGACTGGTGATATGGTTAAAGATCCAGTTTGTGGCTCATTTGTTTCAATTGATCAGGACATTCGTGTCCGTGATGGGGAAACAATCCATCGTTTTTGCAGCTACGAATGTAGAGACAAGTTCATAGCCCGTCTTGAAGAATCTGGTCGAGCGATTCCTAAGGAAAATAAAGAAGAGCCAATTGATTAG